The Amycolatopsis sp. DG1A-15b genome contains the following window.
CAGGATCGGCAGGTCGGCGCGGTGCACGACGAGGTCGAGCAGCCAGTGCGAGAACACGACGCCGCCGAGGACGAGCCCGGCTTGCCGGCCGAGCCAGTGGGCGGCGACCGCGCCGAAGATCGCGGCGAGCACGAGCGCGCCGACGAGGGAGTGCGTGTAGTCGGCGTGGATGACGCCGCCGCCGTAGCCCTCGCCGTCGATCGTTTCGACACCGCTCAGGTAGAGCGGCACGAAGACGACGTCGAGCCAGGCGGTGGCGAGCATGAGCGTCCAGACGGGGATGGCGGGCCGGCCCGCTTTGACGGCGGCGGCCAGCCCGAAGTGCCCGGCGATCATCTGCGGGCCTCCGTCCAGGGGAAGCGGGCGTCGAGCACGCCGAGCCCGACGGTGAAGAGCAGTACGGCGAGGATGAAGGTCATCGGTCTGCTTTCCGTGCGTAGATCGTGAGGCCTTGGACGAGCATGGTTTTGAGGACTTCGAAGCTCTTGTCGACGTCTTCCGGGCGGCCGAACCCGCCGGAGGCTTCGAGCCCGGCGAAGCCCTGCACGGCGGCGCGGAGGCAGCGGGTCCCGTGCACGGCCTGGGCGTGGTCGAAGCCGAACGGCCTCAGCACCGCGAAGACGACTTCCGCGACGGCATGGGTGGCCCTGCTGAGTTCGGTGTCGGTTTCGTCCGGAGCGGTGACGAGCGCGTGGCTGCGGTGCGGGTGGGCTTGCAGGTAGTGGCGGTAGGCGTCGGCGAGGGCGGCGACGGCGTCTCCGCCCTCGCGCCCGGTGGCGGCGGCGCGCAGGATGTCGGCCATTTCCCGGACGACTTTCAGGTCGATCAGCCGCCGGAGATCGGCGAGGTTCTTGACGTGCTTGTAGAGCGAGGGCGCGGCGACCCCGGCGCGTTCGGCGATCTTGGCCAGGCTCAGCGCTTCCGGGCCGGATTCGTCGATGAGGGCCAGGGCCAGGTCGACCACGGCTTCGGTGGTCAGTCCGACTCTAGGGGACATCGTTCTGGTGGCTACTAGTCATAGCTTTAAAGCTAATAGAAGTAGCTTGTGGCGTCAAGGGGCCGTTTTTGTCGGTGGTGGGTGCTAGAACTGATCAGGTCCGAAAGCGCAGGTCGGCGGCTTGGCCGCCGGAGAGGAGGGCACGTCCGGGGGCGGGCGACAACTGAATCGCGGCCTGGGCTGAAGTGTCCGCGGGGTCTCCAGGGGGAGTCTCGCGGGCTGGATGGGCTCGGTCGGGCGGGCATGGCGGTTTGTCGAGGATTGAGCCTGGGACCGCGCTTGGACGGGGGTCGGAGCGCGGGGCCGGGTTGAACCGGGGGACGGTTCAGCGGCGGCTCTGCTCGGCGGCTGTGCTCGGGTGGTCTGGTGCGCGGGCGTGCGGGGTGTGGATGGCCGGGGAAGGGCCATCCCAGCCTGCGGGTCGGCCGTGCGGTGGGCGCTGGGCGGAGCCTTCCTGAGTGTCGGTAGCGGCGCGCGGGGCTGGACCTCGGCCGGTCGATCGGGGTGCTGCTGCGGAGCCTGTCCCCAGCGTCTGTAGCGGCGTGCGGGCGGGACTGGGCTCGGTCGGCCGAGCAGGGGGCCGGGCTGCGGAGCCCGTATCGAGTGTCGGTCCTGGGCGTGGGCGGGGCCCAAGGCTGCCGATCGAGCGGGGTGCTGTGCTGCGGATCCGTTCCGAGTGTCGGTAGCAGCAAGCGGGCGGGACCGGGGTGATCGAGCGAGGTGCTGCGTTGCGGAGCCCGTCCCGAGCGTTGGTAGCGGCGCGCGGGACTGGGCTCGGCCGGTCGAGCGGAGTGCTGCTGCGGAGCCTGTCCCGAGTGTCTGTAGCGGCGCGCGGGACCGGGTCGGGGCGGGCAGCCGGCCAGGGTCTGCGCTCCACCCGCCGTCAGAGCTCGATCGTGAAGTCCTCTTCCGCGACCAGCACCTCGCCGCCGAACCCCGCGCGGGCCTCCTCTGCGGCCGCGGTCCGGTCGGTGCCCGGCCAGAAGTGGGTGAGCAGGAGCCGGCGGGCGTTGGCGCTCTGGGCCCATTGGCCCGCCTCGGCCGCCGTCATCAAGTAGCGGGGCTCTCCCTCCGGTGGTGGGGTGCGGAGGGTGGCGTCGCAGATGAACAGGTCGGCGTCGCGGCCGAGGTCGGCCAGCAGGGGCGATGGTCCCGTGTCGCCGGTGTACGCCACCGTCAGCCCGGGTGCCGTGAGGCGCACGCCGAAGTTCGGCTGGTGGTGCGGCAGCGGGTACGGCGTCATGCGGAACGGCCCGATATCGCGCTGCTCGGCGAGGTCGTGCACCTCGAACAGCGTGTCCGGGTGCGGCCGGGGCTCCATCGCCTCGAGCCGGCGGACCGTGCCGGGCGTGCAGTGCAGCGGCAGCCGAGCCGCGGGCGCGCCGGCCTGGACGGTGTAGTGCCACGCCCGCCCGAGCGCGCTCACGTCCGCGCAGTGGTCGGGGTGTTCGTGCGTCACGACGACCGCGTCGGGCAACCCGTCGCGGCAGTGCGTGAACAGGCGTGGCGCGGCGCCGTACCCGAGGTCGAGGACCACGCGGAAGCCGTTGTGCACGAGCAGGAATCCGGCGCAGGCGCGGCCGGGCTCCGGCCACGCGCCGCAACTGCCCAGCACGGTCAACCGGCTCGCCGCTTCACCCATGCGCGGCAGTCTGGCAGAGCGAGCCCGGCGCACCGCACCGGTTTTCCGGCTCCGCCAACGCCGCCGCGCCCGGGCCTGAGGCCGCGGCATCCCGGCCGGTAGCGTGCACGGCGTGCTGACCGTCTCCACCGTGAACGTCAACGGCCTTCGCGCCGCCGCCAAGAAGGGCTTCGTCGAGTGGCTCGCCGCCACAAAGGCCGACGTTGTCGCCTGCCAGGAGGTGCGGGCCGAAGCCAGTCAGCTGCCCGCCGCCGTTGTCGACCCCGACGGGTGGTTCTCCGTGCACGCGCCTTCGGCCGCCAAGGGGCGCAATGGCGTTGCCGTCTACAGCCGTGTCGAGCCCGAAGAGGTCCGGATCGGCTTCGGCGAGCCTGAATTCGAAGACAGCGGGCGGTACCTCGAGGTGCACCTGCCGAACGTCGTCGTCGCGAGCCTCTACCTGCCCAGCGGGGACGTCGGCACCGAACGGCAGGACGAAAAGGAACGCTTCATGGCCGCGTTCCTGCCCTACCTCGCCGAACTGCGGGCGAAGGCCGCCGCGGCCGGGCGCGAAGCCGTCGTCGTCGGGGACTGGAACATCGCCTACGACACCGTCGACCTCAAGAACTGGCGCGGCAACCGCAAGAACTCCGGCTTCCTGCCCGAAGAACGCGCCTGGCTCGGCCGCGTCTACACCGAGGCCGGTTACACCGACGTCCAGCGCCGGCTCGACCCCGACGGCCCCGGCCCGTACACCTGGTGGTCCTACCGCGGCCAGGCCTTCGACAACGACTCCGGCTGGCGCATCGACTGCCAGCTCGCGACGCCCGGGCTCGCCGAGAAGGTCGTCGACGTCGTGGTCGAACGGGCAGCCGCCTACGACCAGCGCTGGTCCGACCACGCGCCGGTCACCGCGACCTACGACATCGACTTTCCCCGCGAGGTGTAGACCACTCACGGTCCGGTGAACAGTCCTCCCGATCGGGGCGACGCGTCCACATCGAGGGTCCATGCCGGAGACTGCGGAGAACGGGTGACGCCGATCAGGCACACTCCGAGCACGATCTACTGCGGGTAGTAGCGAGGTCACCCGGCTGAGTGGTCGAAGTGAACCCCGGGGGCGCTCGGAGCGTATCAATGGTAGAGCGCTACCCTCGCTTTCGAGTTGATCAGAACCGGCAGGTCTTGACACGCTCGGTAGTTTTCTGACCAGTAGCACGCAACGTCTCACTCGGATGGGTGAGCGTTAGTCGCGGGAGGCACTCCGGTGCGCAACCCAGGTCGAACCCTGTTGCGGCCCACCCTGCGCGGTTTCCGCGCGGCCGTGGTGGTCGCGCTCGTCCCGGCCGGCCTGCTCCTGGCCGGCGGCGGCAGCGCGTTCGCCGCCGTCACGGCGACAGCGCAGGCCGACACCAACGCCGCGAGCTTCGGCGTGCTCGGCCCCGTCGGACTGGTTGCCGTCGCGCTCGGCATCATCGGCATGACGCTGGGTGTGCTGCGCCAGCGCCGCAAGACCCGCCTGGCCGAGGCCGCGCCGGCCGTGCCGGAAGTTCCCGACCCGGTCACGGCGATGGCCGAAGCCGTCCTCGGCGAGCCCGACATGACGCCGACTCGCCCGTTCTTGACCCAGCGCCCGAACGCCTGAGGGCCCTCGGCGCCCGGCACTCGTCCCGGCCTGGAAGAATCCTGGCGTGTCCGAAGAGCAGACCGTCGCAGAGCGCCGCCCGCGGGTCCTGTCCGGGATCCAGCCCACCGCCGACTCGTTCCACCTCGGCAACTACCTCGGCGCGCTGCGCCAGTGGGTGCGGCTGCAGGACACGCACGAGACGTTCTACAGCGTGGTCGACCTGCACGCGATCACCGTCGAGCAGGACCCGAAGGTGCTGCGGCAGCGCACCCGCGTCTCGGCCGCCCAGCTGCTCGCCATCGGCATCGACCCGCAGCGCAGTGCCCTGTTCGTGCAGAGCCACGTCCCGGAGCACGCCCAGCTGAGCTGGGTGCTGGAGTGCCAGACCGGCTTCGGTGAGGCCGGCCGGATGACGCAGTTCAAGGACAAGTCGGCGAAGCAGGGCTCGGACCGCTCCAGCGTCGGCCTGTTCACCTACCCGGTCCTGCAGGCGGCGGACATCCTGCTGTACCGGGCGGACGCGGTCCCGGTCGGCGAGGACCAGCGCCAGCACCTGGAGCTGACGCGCGACCTCGCGCAGCGCTTCAACAACCGGCTGGGCAAGACGTTCGTGGTGCCGGAGCCGTACATCATCAAGGACACCGCGAAGATCTACGACCTGCAGGAACCGACGGCCAAGATGAGCAAGTCGGCGTCGAACGTCAACGGGATCATCGAGCTGCTCGAAGACCCGAAGCGCTCGGCGAAGAAGATCCGCTCGGCGGTCACCGACACGGGCCGCGAGGTCCGGTTCGACACCGAGAACAAGGCGGGCGTCTCGAACCTGCTGACGATCTACTCGGCCCTGACCGACCGCACGATCCCGGACCTCGAAGCGGCGTACGAGGGCAAGGGCTACGGCGACCTGAAGAAGGACCTCGGCGAGGTGTTCATCGAGTGGGTGACCCCCGTCCAGGACCGTGCGAAGTCCTATTTGGACGATGTGGCGGAGCTGGACAAGGTCCTCGCCGCGGGTGCCGAACGCGCCCGCGAGGTGGCGTCGAAGACGCTCGCGAAGACCTACCAGCGGATCGGGTTCCTGCCGCCGGTGCGGTGAAGCTGATCCTGCTGAACGGTCCGCCGGGCAGCGGCAAGTCGACGCTCGCCCGGCGCTACGCCGACAGCCACCCACCGGCACTGGCGTTGGACGTGGACCGCATCCGCGCCATGCTCGGCGGCTGGCGCGCGTCCCCGGGCGAAGCCGGTCTCCTGGCGCGGGACATCGCACTGGCGGCGGCGCGCACTCACCTCGGCGCCGGGCACGATGTGGTGGTGCCGCAATTGGTGGCTCGCGCGGGCTTTCCCGAACGCCTCGAAGCGTTGGCGAGCGAATGCGGGGCGAGCTTCCACGAGGTCGTGTTGCTGCCGGGGCGCGAGGTGGCCCGGCGCCGGTTCGCCGCCCGTGGTTCGTCGGAGGTCGAGGCCGCGGCTGCGCTGACCGAGCCGGAGCTGGATCAGGCGTACGACGCGGTCGCCGCCTTCGCCGCGAGCCGCGGGACGCCAGTGCTCACCGCGGCGGACGCCTACCCCGCCTTGGTGGCTGCCCTGGCCTGAGCTGCCCCGCCGCGGCTCGGCAGCGCGGGCAACGACTAGCGGACCACGCGCAAGGAAGCCGACCTCCCCCGTGCACACCGCTCGCGTTGCGGGGTTCACCAAGCGTGGTTAGCGTTTCACGGTGGCGAACGAAGAGAAGGAAAAGCTCCTGCCGCGGTTGCGGCGGAAGTACCCGTGGCTCGATCACCTCATCCGGGCCAACGACGCCTTCACCGAGCGGTACGGCAACCACTACGCCGCGGCCATCACCTACTTCAGCGTGCTGTCCGTCTTCCCGCTGTTCATGGTGGCCTTCGCCGTGGTCGGGCTGGTCGTCAACCACGACCAGACGATCATCACGAAGATCACCGACGGCATCAACAACTCGGTGCCGGAAGGCCTCAAGGACCTGGTCAACGGCATCGTCAAGGGTGCGCTCGACTCCGGTGGCGGGATCGGGATCTTCGGTCTGCTCATCGCCCTCTACTCCGGCATCGGCTGGATGTCGAACCTGCGGGACGCGCTCACCGCGCAGTGGGGCCAGGAAAAGCAGCCGCAGCCGTTCGTCAAGCAGACGCTCAAGGACTTCGTCGCGCTGATCGGGCTCGGGGTCGCGCTCGTCGTTTCCTTCGCGCTGACCGCGGTCGGCGGCGGGGTCGGGCAGTTCCTGCTCGAACTCGTCGGGCTCGAGCACGCCACCTGGGCGATCGTCCTGCTCCGCGGGGCGACCATCGTGCTCGGACTGATCGCGAACACCCTCGTCTTCATCTGGGTCATCGCCCGCCTGCCCCGGGAGCAGGTCGCGCTGCGCAGTGCCGTCAAGGGGGCCGTGGTCGCCGCCGTCGGGTTCGTCATCCTGCAGCAGGTCGGCTCGCTCTACCTGGCCAGCGTCACGAAGTCGCCGTCGGCCGCGCTGTTCGGGCCGGTCATCGGCCTGCTCGTGTTCGCGAACCTCGTCTCACGCTTCCTGCTGCTCATCACGGCGTGGACGGCCACGGCGAAGGAGAACGAGCGCAAGGTCGTCGCACCCCCGCCGCCGGTGCGGCTCGAGCAGAGCGTCACCGTGCAGCGCGGACCGGGTCTCGGCACCGTCGCTGGTGCCTTCGGTGCCGGTGCGCTGCTGGCGTGGCTGGGTGGCCGCCGCAAGTCTTGACAGCCGGCCGGCCAGTAAAGAAACTGAACCGGTAAGAAATCTGAACCGGAGGGTTTCGTGCTGCTGGACGCCGCCCGCGAGTGTGCCGACCTCGCCAAGACCCTCGCACCCGTCACCGAACGGCAGCGTGCCTTGCCGCCCGAGGTGGTCGCGAAGCTGACCGACGCCCAGCTGTTCCGCACCGGCGTCCCCGGCCACCTCGGTGGCCCCGAAGCCCCTCCCGCCGTCAGCCTCGCAACCGCCGAGACGGTCGCGCGCGGGGACGCCTCGGCCGGCTGGTGCGTCTCGATCGCCGTCACGAGCAGCCTGCTCTCGGCCTACGCCCCGCGGAAGTGCGCCGAGGAAGTCTTCGGGGACCCGCGCACGGTCGCCGCCGGGGTCTGGGCACCGCGCGGGACCGGCCGGAAGGTCGACGGCGGGTACGTCGTGAACGGCCGGTGGGCGTTCTGCAGCGGCATCCCGCACGCGGACTGGCTCTTCGCCGGGTTCGTCCACGAGAAAGCGCTCTACGTCGCCGCGTTGCCGAAGGCCGAGATCGAAGTGCTCGACACGTGGCACACCAACGGCCTGCGCGGGACCGGCAGCCACGACTGCGTCGCAAGTGAACTGTTCGTCCCGGACCACCGCGTCTTCTCGGTGATGGCCGGTCCGCCGCCGGAAGCCGTTGCGCTGCACAGGTTTCCGCTCTTCGGCTTCTTCGCGCTGTCGGTCGCGGCCGCCGCGCTGGGCAACGCGCGCGGCGCGATCGACGACCTCGTCGAGCTCGCCTCGACGCGCAAACCGCTCGGTTCCAGCCGGTCGCTGGCCGAGCGGCCGGCGACCCAGGCCGCCGTCGCGGAGGCCGAGGCGGCCCTGCGCGCGGCACGGCTTCTGTTCTACAGCAGCATCGACGACGCCTGGCAGGCCGCGCAGGGCGCCGAACCGGTGCCGGACGCCCTCAAGCTCGGCCTCCGGCTGGCCGCGACGCACGTGACGCGCACGGCCGCGAAGGTCGCCGCCGGCATGTACGACCTCGGCGGCGGCGCGGCGATCTACGAGACTTCGCCGTTGCAGCGCCGGTTCCGCGACGCGCACACCGCGACCGCGCACTTCCAGGTCAACCCGGCCAGCTACGAACTTTCCGGCAAACTGCTGCTGGGCGTCCCGGCCCGGACGGAACAGCTGTGACCGGCCTCGGCCACCGGTTCACGGCGGACTCGGTCGGCCGCGCGCTCGACCTGGTCGGCGAGCGGTGGAGCCTGCTCATCCTGCGCGAGACCTTCTTCGGCGTGCGCCGCTACGGCGAGTTCGCGCGCAACCTGTCCATCCCGCGCCCGACGTTGTCCGCGCGGCTGAAGACCCTCGTCGACGCCGGTGTGCTCGAGCGCGTCGGCCCCGTGCCGGAGTACGTGCTGACCTCCGCCGGGCGGGACCTCTTCGGCGCCGTCGTCACGCTCATGCAGTGGGGCGACAAGCACCTCGCCGGACCGGAGGGACCGCCGATTCTCCTGCGGCACAACGACTGCGGCGAAATCGCCGGGACGTTCGTGGCCTGCGGGCACTGCGGTGGCGCGATCACCACCGACCGGGTCACCCCGGAGCCGGGGCCCGGTTTCCGCTAGCTCGCGGCCCTCTTGCGCTGGTGCCCGACCACGAACCCGCCGAGGATGATCAGGAACACCACCAGCGTGATGATCCAGCCGGTGACGCCGAACGGGTCTTCCTTCGCCGCGGGGGCGGCCGCCGACGTGCCGCCGTGGCCGGTGCCGCCGTCGGCGAGCACTGAGGGGTCGCCGTCCGCCGTAGTCGTGGCGGGCGGCTGGTAGGTGATCTGGCCGACCGGCACGGCGCGGTCGTCCTCCAGCGCGAAGCCGTAGTCGAGCAGCTTCGCCGCTTGGTCGACCACCTTGGTCGGCTTCTGCTCCGCGCGCAGCATGACGACCGCGAGGCGCTTGCCCTTGCGCTGCGCCGCGCCGACGTAGGTGTGGCGCGCGTCGTCGGTGAAGCCGGTCTTGCCGCCGAGGAAACCGGGGTAGACGCCGAGCAGCTTGTTGTCGTTGAAGATCGGGATGGCCGGCTTCCCGCCGGCCGGCGGGAACTCGAAGTTCTTCGTCGCGACGACCTTCGCGAATTCCGGCTGCTTCATCGCGTAGTTGAAGATGAGGCTGAGGTCGTAGGCCGAGGTCGACATGCCCGGCCCGTCCAGGCCCGACGGCGTCGCGGCGCGCGTGTCGAGCGCGCCGATCTTCGCGGCCAGCGCGTTCATCTTCGCCACCGCGGAGTCGGCCCCGCCGAGCGCCGTCGCGAACGCGTGTGCGACGTCGTTGCCCGAGTGCATCAGCAGGCCGTGCAGCAGCTGGTCGACGGTGTACTGGCCGCCGGCGACGAGGCCGACGCAGGTGCACTCCTGCTCCGCGTCCTCCTTCGTCGCGACGATCGGCTGCTGCGGGTCCAGCTGGGTGACGACGACCAGCGCGAGCAGCGTCTTGATCAGCGACGCGGGCCGCTGCCGGGCGTGCGGGTCCTTCGCCGCGACGACCGCGCCGGTGTCGAGGTCCTGCACCAGCCACGACGCCGCGGTGTTGCCGTCCGGCGGGTTGAGCGCGCCGTCCGGGGTGACCAGGCCGCACTCGGCCATCCGGTTGCCGCCGACCGGGACCGCGGGCACGGCCAGCGGTGCCGGGACCTGCTTGCCCGGCGCGGGCTTCTCCGACGTGTCGACCGGCGGCGGGGGAGCCTGGCGGTTCGCGCACT
Protein-coding sequences here:
- a CDS encoding permease, with translation MIAGHFGLAAAVKAGRPAIPVWTLMLATAWLDVVFVPLYLSGVETIDGEGYGGGVIHADYTHSLVGALVLAAIFGAVAAHWLGRQAGLVLGGVVFSHWLLDLVVHRADLPILPGNAGDLPVFGFGLWRLPAVSAVVELLMLAIGIGLYWRAAAKRDPKRARTLGLSAAAFGVVTLAADLIGL
- the yhjD gene encoding inner membrane protein YhjD — encoded protein: MANEEKEKLLPRLRRKYPWLDHLIRANDAFTERYGNHYAAAITYFSVLSVFPLFMVAFAVVGLVVNHDQTIITKITDGINNSVPEGLKDLVNGIVKGALDSGGGIGIFGLLIALYSGIGWMSNLRDALTAQWGQEKQPQPFVKQTLKDFVALIGLGVALVVSFALTAVGGGVGQFLLELVGLEHATWAIVLLRGATIVLGLIANTLVFIWVIARLPREQVALRSAVKGAVVAAVGFVILQQVGSLYLASVTKSPSAALFGPVIGLLVFANLVSRFLLLITAWTATAKENERKVVAPPPPVRLEQSVTVQRGPGLGTVAGAFGAGALLAWLGGRRKS
- a CDS encoding TetR/AcrR family transcriptional regulator, translated to MSPRVGLTTEAVVDLALALIDESGPEALSLAKIAERAGVAAPSLYKHVKNLADLRRLIDLKVVREMADILRAAATGREGGDAVAALADAYRHYLQAHPHRSHALVTAPDETDTELSRATHAVAEVVFAVLRPFGFDHAQAVHGTRCLRAAVQGFAGLEASGGFGRPEDVDKSFEVLKTMLVQGLTIYARKADR
- a CDS encoding exodeoxyribonuclease III: MHGVLTVSTVNVNGLRAAAKKGFVEWLAATKADVVACQEVRAEASQLPAAVVDPDGWFSVHAPSAAKGRNGVAVYSRVEPEEVRIGFGEPEFEDSGRYLEVHLPNVVVASLYLPSGDVGTERQDEKERFMAAFLPYLAELRAKAAAAGREAVVVGDWNIAYDTVDLKNWRGNRKNSGFLPEERAWLGRVYTEAGYTDVQRRLDPDGPGPYTWWSYRGQAFDNDSGWRIDCQLATPGLAEKVVDVVVERAAAYDQRWSDHAPVTATYDIDFPREV
- the trpS gene encoding tryptophan--tRNA ligase produces the protein MSEEQTVAERRPRVLSGIQPTADSFHLGNYLGALRQWVRLQDTHETFYSVVDLHAITVEQDPKVLRQRTRVSAAQLLAIGIDPQRSALFVQSHVPEHAQLSWVLECQTGFGEAGRMTQFKDKSAKQGSDRSSVGLFTYPVLQAADILLYRADAVPVGEDQRQHLELTRDLAQRFNNRLGKTFVVPEPYIIKDTAKIYDLQEPTAKMSKSASNVNGIIELLEDPKRSAKKIRSAVTDTGREVRFDTENKAGVSNLLTIYSALTDRTIPDLEAAYEGKGYGDLKKDLGEVFIEWVTPVQDRAKSYLDDVAELDKVLAAGAERAREVASKTLAKTYQRIGFLPPVR
- a CDS encoding acyl-CoA dehydrogenase family protein, with protein sequence MLLDAARECADLAKTLAPVTERQRALPPEVVAKLTDAQLFRTGVPGHLGGPEAPPAVSLATAETVARGDASAGWCVSIAVTSSLLSAYAPRKCAEEVFGDPRTVAAGVWAPRGTGRKVDGGYVVNGRWAFCSGIPHADWLFAGFVHEKALYVAALPKAEIEVLDTWHTNGLRGTGSHDCVASELFVPDHRVFSVMAGPPPEAVALHRFPLFGFFALSVAAAALGNARGAIDDLVELASTRKPLGSSRSLAERPATQAAVAEAEAALRAARLLFYSSIDDAWQAAQGAEPVPDALKLGLRLAATHVTRTAAKVAAGMYDLGGGAAIYETSPLQRRFRDAHTATAHFQVNPASYELSGKLLLGVPARTEQL
- a CDS encoding MBL fold metallo-hydrolase is translated as MGEAASRLTVLGSCGAWPEPGRACAGFLLVHNGFRVVLDLGYGAAPRLFTHCRDGLPDAVVVTHEHPDHCADVSALGRAWHYTVQAGAPAARLPLHCTPGTVRRLEAMEPRPHPDTLFEVHDLAEQRDIGPFRMTPYPLPHHQPNFGVRLTAPGLTVAYTGDTGPSPLLADLGRDADLFICDATLRTPPPEGEPRYLMTAAEAGQWAQSANARRLLLTHFWPGTDRTAAAEEARAGFGGEVLVAEEDFTIEL
- a CDS encoding D-alanyl-D-alanine carboxypeptidase family protein, giving the protein MHSVVSRSLKVFTTTLAAALLALSTPALVAAAPQQGQCANRQAPPPPVDTSEKPAPGKQVPAPLAVPAVPVGGNRMAECGLVTPDGALNPPDGNTAASWLVQDLDTGAVVAAKDPHARQRPASLIKTLLALVVVTQLDPQQPIVATKEDAEQECTCVGLVAGGQYTVDQLLHGLLMHSGNDVAHAFATALGGADSAVAKMNALAAKIGALDTRAATPSGLDGPGMSTSAYDLSLIFNYAMKQPEFAKVVATKNFEFPPAGGKPAIPIFNDNKLLGVYPGFLGGKTGFTDDARHTYVGAAQRKGKRLAVVMLRAEQKPTKVVDQAAKLLDYGFALEDDRAVPVGQITYQPPATTTADGDPSVLADGGTGHGGTSAAAPAAKEDPFGVTGWIITLVVFLIILGGFVVGHQRKRAAS
- a CDS encoding ATP-binding protein; the encoded protein is MKLILLNGPPGSGKSTLARRYADSHPPALALDVDRIRAMLGGWRASPGEAGLLARDIALAAARTHLGAGHDVVVPQLVARAGFPERLEALASECGASFHEVVLLPGREVARRRFAARGSSEVEAAAALTEPELDQAYDAVAAFAASRGTPVLTAADAYPALVAALA
- a CDS encoding helix-turn-helix domain-containing protein translates to MTGLGHRFTADSVGRALDLVGERWSLLILRETFFGVRRYGEFARNLSIPRPTLSARLKTLVDAGVLERVGPVPEYVLTSAGRDLFGAVVTLMQWGDKHLAGPEGPPILLRHNDCGEIAGTFVACGHCGGAITTDRVTPEPGPGFR